Below is a genomic region from Hevea brasiliensis isolate MT/VB/25A 57/8 chromosome 3, ASM3005281v1, whole genome shotgun sequence.
TTTCtggtataaaataaataaaaattaagacagttgtattagtatgataatattttagaaaaaaattgacagcatttccccttaatttTGGACAATCCAGCCTAGTTATTAGGTATTAATTGCACCTGTTAAAAACGCttcatatattctcaacaataaataacatccaccccaactacaacaactcacaacaatatatattttcaatatcACACAAGCTGTACATATAGATCATTTAAGCATTAATATACTTCAATTGTGTTCTTTTACATTAATTCACAAATTTTCATCACTTAAATGATATTTGTTCATAACATTCTTTTTTGAGGTTTCATAAACTATGCAAATTAGTTATCTGATagctaattatatttaaatatttattttattacttgaAATTCATCCCAGTAAAACTCTTTTGTTTCAGGCGTGATAGTTTTCCAACAGTGCCCCTCTGGGTCCATCCTCTCCTTGAAGATATTCTTCATCTTCTTAGCACATTCCTCAGATGGATGTAACCTGTACAAAAGAAAGACAGCAAATATATTGAttttatgtaaatgtagaaacacGGTACTTCAATTGCCAATGATATGCAATACCAAATCATAgataaagttaattaattttaaatacttacgtgccattaatgagctttattcttttctttcttccaaatgtAGTGAGTGATAGGCCATCCATCGATGATATTGGTGCTGCCCCAACTGAATGACCTTCATGACCAGAGGTTGATCCAATTGCAGGCTCAGAAGATGGGGTAATAGGTGGTggcggtggaggtggaggtgtagCTCGATGCTGTGTTGAAGCAGTAGACCCCTCTGGATCTGGTGTCGACCTCCCAGTGGATCGTGAAGGAACCTGAGGCTGACCCTGTGTAGATTGGTCTAGTTGATCATTGGGCTCATCCTGCACAGGTAACTGCCTTGACTGTGAATGACCCAACAAACCTCCCCTGCGACCGTTGCCTCGCATCCTACATAAATAATTGTATTAATTAGTTAGCTTCGTTCAACTTATGATACATAATACAGATGAAATTAGTTAGAGTTTATACTTCAAGTttagaaatataaattcattaagaGAAATACCTAATTCTAATTAGTATCACTATCATATACATCATCGCATTCCTCATCACTTTCTGAGTCCAATTCAagctcttcttcatcttcaacatccTCTTCATTAATTTCAACTAGTACACCGTTTTGATCATTCAAATATTGTTGttgatcatcatcatcatcaatttgaatcaaagggacttccatttcatcttcttgaaATGGTTCTTCCCGTGTAGGGGGGGTTGTGACATTCACTTGCTCAGGAAGATCAATAACAGATCTCGCTTTGATTTTGAACACAGCCCACCAATCATCCTTGTCACGTTTTAAGCTTGGATATATGGAGTAATTCACCTGAGCAGCTTGGATAGCAAGAACAAATGGTTCATACCTATTgaaggatcttttatgattaatgtccacaagtttatattttggatgaatctttgttcccacatttggtgttggatcaaaccaatcacatttaaacaatacaGTTCTTTTGATTGGTAATCCAGGGTACTCCAATCGTAGCACTTCAATTAATTGTCCATAGTAGTCACTTTCATTAGTACTGTACTTAGTCCCCTTGATACATACCCCACTGTTCATCGTTGCCCTATGCGAACCATAACCTTCAGTGTGAAATTTATAACCATTAACTACATAACTATTGTAGCACATAACActtcttaatggaccctttgataGATCCTTTAAAAACTGGATTGATATATTGTTGGAGGGATTGTGAACATATTTATTGAACCACTTATCAAATTCACGCTCTAGTTTCTCATCAACTTGTTTATCATTGATATTTGGATTGGCCATGTGTAACTCATTAACAAAAATGCTGCACACAATGAAAATAGTTAATTACATGTTTGGAATCAATAATGGCATTGcaacaattataataattgaatattagAAAAACTTACTCAATGTACGGTTTTACTTCTATACAATTCAACAAGATGTACATTTGTGCTGCTTGAAATTCTTGTTCTGTGAGATATCTAACCTTTCCTTTTCCCAGTGGCCTACCAGAATGAGTGAAAATTGATAGATTCCCTGGATGTTCATCCATATGTTCGACTATATCATCATTGCGTGGAACCTTTCGATGCCTTGTGTTGACATGGGGTTCAAAATAATGAGCGCAGAATGACGATGCTTCTTCAACTAAGTATGCATTGCATATGGAACCTTCCACtttggctttatttttcacattatttTTTAACTTCCTAAGGTACCTGTACCATTTACTATTTAGTCACAACAAAGTTTTTATTTCTCCATGTAATGATAGTATACAACAATACATTAAACTAGTTACCTCTCAAATGGATACATCCACCGATATTGCACAGGACCAACAATCCATGCTTCATAAGCCAAATGCACTGGGAGATGTTCCATAGAGTCAAAGAAACTTGGAGGGAATATACGCTCTAGTTTACATAATATTATAGAAATCTCTTCATTGAGCTGTAACATGACTTCTTCTCTAAGTGTTGTTGAAGTTAACTCTCTAAAGAAATTGCTCAATTCGGTCAATGCTTGCCACACATTTTTTGGAAGCAATTCCCTAAATGCTATTGGGAGTAATCTTTGCATAAAGACATGACaatcatggcttttcatcccaaaCAACTTTAGTTTTCGCATGTCTATACACCTACCCATGTTTGACA
It encodes:
- the LOC131178359 gene encoding uncharacterized protein LOC131178359, giving the protein MKRMLKMKKSLNWTQKVMRNAMMYMIVILIRIRMRGNGRRGGLLGHSQSRQLPVQDEPNDQLDQSTQGQPQVPSRSTGRSTPDPEGSTASTQHRATPPPPPPPPITPSSEPAIGSTSGHEGHSVGAAPISSMDGLSLTTFGRKKRIKLINGTLHPSEECAKKMKNIFKERMDPEGHCWKTITPETKEFYWDEFQKYFDWQEVTPLVKEA